One segment of Mycolicibacterium sp. YH-1 DNA contains the following:
- the gltX gene encoding glutamate--tRNA ligase, with amino-acid sequence MNDAAERVRVRFCPSPTGTPHVGLVRTALFNWAYARHTGGTFVFRIEDTDAARDSAESYAAILDALRWLGLDWDEGPEVGGPHAPYRQSERGDIYRDVIARLLAAGEVYEAYSTPEEVEARHVAAGRNPKLGYDNHDRDLTDEQRAAFRAQGRNPVLRLRMPDEDLTWNDLVRGPVTFAAGSVPDFAITRGNGDPLYTLVNPVDDAVMNITHVLRGEDIMPSTPRQIALYRALIRIGVAQRVPEFAHLPSVLGEGNKKLSKRDPQSNLFLHRDRGFIPEGLLNYLALLGWGIADDHDVFSLDEMVAAFDVRNVNSNPARFDQKKADAINAEHIRLLSAGDFVARLRDYFVAHGHDTGLDDSSFAVAADLVQTRIVVLGDAWDLLKFLDEGSFALDEKSAGKELRAEAVAVLDAAVAALEGVGQWATADIEAALKAALIDGLELKPRKAFGPIRVAATGATVSPPLFESLELLGRERSLARLRAGRDHAAAAKAPA; translated from the coding sequence ATGAACGACGCTGCTGAGCGCGTAAGAGTCCGGTTCTGTCCCTCACCCACAGGCACACCACACGTCGGGCTGGTGCGCACCGCGTTGTTCAACTGGGCCTACGCCCGACACACCGGCGGCACCTTTGTCTTCCGCATTGAGGACACCGACGCGGCGCGCGACAGTGCGGAGAGCTACGCAGCAATCCTGGACGCGTTGCGTTGGCTGGGTCTGGACTGGGACGAGGGGCCCGAGGTCGGTGGCCCGCACGCGCCGTATCGGCAGTCCGAGCGCGGTGACATCTACCGTGACGTGATCGCGCGACTGCTGGCCGCCGGTGAGGTGTACGAGGCGTACTCGACACCCGAGGAGGTCGAGGCCCGCCACGTCGCCGCCGGGCGCAATCCCAAGCTCGGCTACGACAACCACGACCGCGATCTGACCGACGAGCAGCGGGCGGCGTTCCGTGCACAGGGGCGCAATCCCGTTCTGCGGCTGCGGATGCCCGACGAGGACCTCACGTGGAACGATCTGGTGCGCGGGCCCGTCACGTTCGCGGCCGGATCGGTTCCGGACTTCGCGATCACCCGGGGTAACGGAGATCCGCTGTACACGTTGGTCAATCCGGTGGACGACGCCGTGATGAACATCACCCACGTGCTTCGCGGTGAGGACATCATGCCGTCGACACCGCGCCAGATCGCCTTGTATCGCGCGCTAATCCGGATCGGGGTGGCGCAGAGGGTGCCCGAGTTCGCCCACCTGCCCAGCGTCCTGGGGGAGGGCAACAAGAAGCTGTCCAAGCGCGACCCGCAGTCCAATCTGTTCCTGCACCGCGACCGCGGGTTCATCCCCGAGGGGCTGCTGAACTACCTCGCGCTGCTGGGCTGGGGCATCGCAGACGACCACGACGTGTTCAGCCTTGATGAGATGGTTGCCGCGTTCGACGTCCGCAACGTCAACTCCAACCCGGCGCGGTTTGATCAGAAGAAGGCCGACGCGATCAACGCCGAGCACATCCGGCTGCTGTCCGCCGGTGACTTCGTGGCGCGACTGCGCGACTACTTCGTCGCTCACGGGCACGACACCGGCCTGGACGACTCCTCGTTCGCCGTGGCGGCCGATCTCGTGCAGACCCGCATCGTCGTGCTCGGCGACGCGTGGGATCTGCTGAAGTTCCTCGACGAGGGTTCTTTCGCGCTCGACGAGAAGTCGGCGGGCAAGGAACTGCGTGCCGAGGCTGTCGCGGTCCTCGACGCCGCGGTGGCCGCGCTCGAGGGCGTCGGCCAGTGGGCGACGGCGGATATCGAGGCGGCCCTGAAGGCGGCGCTGATCGACGGTCTCGAACTCAAGCCTCGCAAGGCGTTCGGTCCCATCCGGGTCGCGGCCACCGGCGCGACCGTCAGCCCGCCGCTGTTCGAGTCGCTGGAACTGCTGGGGCGCGAGAGGAGTTTGGCCAGGCTGCGTGCAGGTCGTGACCACGCGGCGGCCGCTAAGGCACCTGCGTGA
- a CDS encoding RNA degradosome polyphosphate kinase: protein MIGGVTDAETRIADTEWLSGSTAPNVPPAATADATTHQLDRLPDDRYLNRELSWLDFNARVLSLAADPSLPLLERAKFLAIFASNLDEFYMVRVAGLKRRDEMGLSVRSADGLSPREQLRRIGERTQQIATRHAKVFGELIRPALAEQGISIVTWSELDESERQRLSTYFHEQVFPVLTPLAVDPAHPFPFVSGLSLNLAITVKHPDDGGQHFARIKVPDNVDRFVELRPREDEPGGARFLPTEELIAAFLSVLFPGLEIVEHHAFRITRNADFEVEEDRDEDLLQALERELARRRFGSPVRLEIADDMTENMLELLLRELDVHPGDVIEVAGLLDLSSLWQIYGVDRPDLKDPPFVPATPPAFGERETPKSIFSTLRDGDVLVHHPYDSFSTTVQRFIEQAAADPNVLAIKQTLYRTSGDSPIVNALIDAAEAGKQVVALVEIKARFDEQANIKWARALEQAGVHVVYGLIGLKTHCKTCLVVRREGSTIRRYCHIGTGNYNPKTARLYEDVGLLTASPDIGADLTDLFNSLTGYSRKVSYRNLLVAPHSVRKGIIERIDREIAAHRDGAEARIRLKANALVDEQVIDALYRASQAGVRVEVVVRGICALRPGEPGFSENISVRSILGRFLEHSRIIHFRAIDEFWIGSADMMHRNLDRRVEVMAQVKDPRLTAQLNDMFESAMDPATRCWELGTDGRWTALPLAGQTVRDHQVSMMERHRQR from the coding sequence ATGATCGGTGGTGTGACCGACGCCGAGACCCGAATCGCCGATACCGAGTGGTTGTCGGGAAGCACGGCCCCCAACGTGCCGCCCGCCGCCACCGCGGACGCGACGACGCACCAACTCGATCGACTGCCCGACGACCGGTACCTCAATCGGGAGCTGAGCTGGCTCGACTTCAACGCGCGCGTGCTCTCGCTGGCCGCAGATCCGTCACTGCCCCTGTTGGAGCGCGCCAAGTTCCTGGCGATCTTCGCCTCCAACCTCGATGAGTTCTACATGGTGCGAGTCGCCGGCCTCAAGCGTCGCGACGAGATGGGGCTGTCCGTCCGCTCCGCCGACGGTCTCTCACCGCGTGAGCAGTTGCGCCGCATCGGTGAGCGGACCCAGCAGATCGCCACCCGGCACGCCAAGGTCTTCGGCGAGCTGATCCGGCCCGCGCTCGCCGAGCAGGGCATCTCCATCGTCACGTGGAGCGAGCTCGACGAATCCGAGCGCCAGCGCCTGTCCACCTACTTCCACGAGCAGGTGTTCCCGGTGTTGACACCGCTGGCCGTGGACCCGGCGCACCCGTTCCCGTTCGTGAGCGGGCTCAGCCTGAACCTGGCGATCACGGTCAAACACCCCGACGACGGTGGTCAGCACTTCGCCCGAATCAAGGTGCCCGACAACGTCGATCGCTTCGTCGAACTCCGTCCGCGCGAGGACGAGCCCGGCGGCGCGCGGTTCCTGCCCACGGAGGAACTGATCGCCGCGTTCCTCTCGGTGCTGTTCCCGGGGCTCGAGATCGTTGAGCATCACGCCTTCCGGATCACCCGAAACGCGGACTTCGAGGTCGAGGAGGACCGCGACGAGGATCTGCTGCAGGCACTGGAGCGAGAACTCGCGCGGCGGCGGTTCGGCTCACCGGTGCGCCTCGAGATCGCCGACGACATGACCGAGAACATGCTCGAGCTTCTGCTGCGCGAACTCGACGTCCACCCTGGCGATGTCATCGAGGTGGCAGGCCTGCTCGATCTCTCGTCGCTATGGCAGATCTACGGCGTGGACAGGCCCGACCTCAAGGATCCACCGTTCGTGCCCGCCACACCGCCTGCATTCGGCGAACGCGAGACACCCAAGAGCATCTTCTCGACCCTGCGCGACGGAGACGTCCTCGTGCACCACCCATACGACTCGTTCTCAACCACCGTGCAGCGCTTCATCGAGCAGGCCGCGGCGGACCCGAACGTGCTGGCCATCAAGCAGACTCTGTATCGCACCTCCGGCGACTCCCCCATCGTCAACGCCCTCATCGACGCGGCCGAAGCGGGCAAGCAGGTGGTCGCCCTTGTGGAGATCAAGGCCCGCTTCGATGAACAGGCCAACATCAAGTGGGCTCGCGCACTTGAGCAGGCCGGCGTGCACGTGGTGTACGGCCTCATCGGGCTCAAGACGCACTGCAAGACCTGCCTGGTGGTGCGGCGCGAGGGTTCAACGATCCGCCGCTACTGCCATATCGGCACAGGCAACTACAACCCGAAGACGGCGCGACTCTACGAGGATGTCGGCCTGTTGACGGCCTCACCCGATATCGGCGCCGATCTGACCGATCTGTTCAATTCGCTGACCGGATACTCCCGCAAGGTCTCCTACCGCAACCTTCTGGTCGCGCCGCACAGTGTGCGCAAGGGCATCATCGAGCGCATCGACCGCGAGATCGCCGCGCATCGCGACGGCGCCGAGGCCCGGATCAGGTTGAAGGCCAACGCACTGGTGGACGAGCAGGTGATCGACGCCCTGTACCGGGCATCGCAGGCCGGTGTGCGCGTCGAGGTCGTGGTGCGCGGGATCTGCGCGTTGCGCCCCGGTGAGCCCGGCTTCTCCGAGAACATCTCGGTGCGATCGATTCTGGGCCGCTTCCTAGAGCACTCGCGAATTATTCACTTCCGCGCCATCGATGAGTTCTGGATCGGCAGTGCCGACATGATGCATCGTAATCTCGACCGTCGAGTCGAGGTCATGGCACAGGTGAAGGATCCGAGGTTGACCGCTCAGCTCAACGACATGTTCGAGTCGGCGATGGATCCCGCAACCAGGTGCTGGGAACTCGGTACCGACGGCCGCTGGACGGCATTGCCGCTCGCGGGCCAGACGGTTCGCGATCACCAGGTGTCGATGATGGAGCGTCACCGTCAGCGGTGA
- a CDS encoding NAD(P)H-dependent glycerol-3-phosphate dehydrogenase, translated as MVEAAVMGAGAWGTALAKVLADAGNDVRLWTRRPELADEINGTRRNSAYLGDVELPTGIRATSDPADALQGACTVLLAVPSQTLRGNLEGWRGHIGDDATLVSVAKGIELNTLMRMSQVIVAVTNVTPDRVAVVTGPNLASEIADEQPAATVVACTDSGRAVALQRAFSTGYFRPYTNADVVGAEIGGACKNVIALACGMAAGVGLGENTAAAIITRGLAEIMRLGIALGAKGATLAGLAGVGDLVATCTSPHSRNRGFGERLGRGGTMESALLAAGGHVAEGVTSSESVLALASSYDVEMPLTDAVNRVCHKGLSVDEAVVLLLGRSTKPE; from the coding sequence GTGGTCGAAGCGGCAGTGATGGGTGCGGGAGCGTGGGGGACGGCGCTCGCGAAGGTCCTCGCGGATGCGGGGAATGACGTCAGGTTGTGGACGCGGCGTCCTGAGCTGGCCGACGAGATCAACGGCACTCGCAGGAACTCGGCGTATCTCGGCGACGTCGAGCTGCCCACGGGCATCCGCGCCACCAGCGACCCAGCCGACGCGCTGCAGGGCGCGTGCACGGTCCTGCTCGCCGTACCGTCCCAGACGTTGCGCGGCAACCTCGAGGGGTGGCGCGGGCACATCGGCGACGACGCCACGCTGGTGAGCGTGGCCAAGGGCATCGAACTGAACACGCTCATGCGTATGAGTCAGGTCATCGTCGCGGTCACCAATGTCACCCCGGACCGGGTCGCGGTCGTCACGGGCCCGAATCTCGCCAGTGAGATCGCCGATGAGCAGCCCGCGGCGACGGTGGTCGCGTGTACGGACTCCGGCCGCGCCGTCGCACTTCAGCGCGCCTTCTCCACCGGGTACTTCCGGCCCTACACCAATGCCGACGTGGTCGGCGCCGAGATCGGTGGGGCCTGCAAGAACGTCATCGCCCTCGCATGCGGCATGGCGGCGGGTGTCGGGCTCGGGGAGAACACCGCGGCGGCCATCATCACCCGCGGCCTGGCGGAGATCATGCGGCTGGGTATCGCGTTGGGTGCAAAGGGCGCAACTCTCGCCGGTCTCGCCGGCGTGGGCGACCTGGTCGCCACGTGTACGTCACCGCATTCGCGCAACCGCGGCTTCGGCGAGCGCCTTGGCCGGGGCGGCACCATGGAATCGGCATTGCTGGCCGCGGGCGGGCACGTCGCCGAGGGTGTGACGTCGTCTGAGTCGGTGCTCGCCCTGGCATCGAGCTACGACGTCGAGATGCCACTGACGGACGCGGTGAACCGGGTCTGCCACAAGGGGTTGTCCGTCGACGAGGCCGTTGTACTGCTGCTGGGACGCAGCACGAAACCGGAGTAG
- a CDS encoding HU family DNA-binding protein, with product MNKAELIDVLTDKLGTDRRQATAAVENVVDTIVRAVHKGDSVTITGFGVFEQRRRAARVARNPRTGETVKVKPTSVPAFRPGAQFKAVVSGAQRLPAEGPAVKRGATAAPARKAAAKKAVKKAVVRKAVAKKAAPAVKKAAVKKAVAKKAAPAVKKAAVKKAVAKKAAPAVKKAAVKKAVAKKAAPAVKKAAVKKAVAKKAAPAAKKAAVKKAVAKKAAPAAKKGRR from the coding sequence ATGAACAAGGCAGAGCTCATCGACGTCCTCACGGACAAGTTGGGCACCGATCGGCGGCAGGCAACTGCCGCCGTGGAGAACGTCGTCGACACCATCGTGCGCGCCGTCCATAAGGGCGACAGCGTGACGATCACAGGGTTTGGCGTTTTTGAGCAGCGTCGTCGTGCGGCTCGCGTTGCGCGTAACCCGCGCACCGGCGAGACCGTCAAGGTCAAGCCCACATCAGTTCCGGCATTCCGTCCGGGTGCGCAGTTCAAGGCCGTTGTGTCTGGGGCGCAGCGTCTCCCGGCGGAAGGACCTGCTGTGAAGCGCGGCGCCACGGCTGCACCGGCCCGCAAGGCGGCCGCGAAGAAGGCCGTCAAGAAGGCGGTCGTCAGGAAGGCTGTTGCCAAGAAGGCGGCTCCGGCCGTCAAGAAGGCCGCTGTCAAGAAGGCTGTTGCCAAGAAGGCGGCTCCGGCCGTCAAGAAGGCCGCTGTCAAGAAGGCTGTTGCCAAGAAGGCGGCTCCGGCCGTCAAGAAGGCCGCAGTCAAGAAGGCTGTTGCCAAGAAGGCGGCTCCGGCCGTCAAGAAGGCCGCAGTCAAGAAGGCTGTTGCCAAGAAGGCGGCTCCGGCCGCCAAGAAGGCCGCAGTCAAGAAGGCTGTTGCCAAGAAGGCAGCTCCGGCCGCCAAGAAGGGCCGCCGCTAA
- the leuD gene encoding 3-isopropylmalate dehydratase small subunit, with translation MDAFHTHTGIGVPLRRSNVDTDQIIPAVYLKRVTRTGFEDGLFAAWRNDPSFILNLPPFDKGSVLVAGPDFGTGSSREHAVWALMDYGFRVVISSRFADIFRGNSGKAGLLAAEVAQDDVELLWKLIEQNPGLEITVNLQDRTIAAGTVLLPFTIDDYTAWRLLEGLDDIGLTLRKQAEIEEFEKLRPSWKPRTLPA, from the coding sequence ATGGATGCCTTCCACACCCACACCGGTATTGGCGTTCCGCTGCGGCGGTCGAACGTCGACACCGACCAGATCATCCCCGCGGTCTACCTCAAGCGGGTCACCCGAACGGGTTTCGAGGACGGTCTATTCGCCGCCTGGCGGAATGATCCGTCCTTCATTCTCAATCTCCCGCCTTTCGATAAGGGCTCGGTTCTGGTGGCCGGACCAGATTTCGGCACCGGTTCATCGCGGGAGCATGCCGTCTGGGCGCTAATGGACTACGGCTTCCGTGTCGTCATATCGTCGCGCTTCGCCGACATCTTTCGCGGCAATTCGGGCAAGGCGGGACTCCTGGCGGCCGAAGTTGCCCAAGATGATGTGGAATTGCTTTGGAAGCTCATTGAGCAGAATCCGGGGCTGGAAATCACTGTGAATCTTCAAGATCGCACCATCGCCGCCGGAACGGTCCTGTTGCCGTTCACGATTGACGACTACACCGCTTGGCGGCTGCTCGAGGGACTCGACGATATAGGCCTTACGCTGCGGAAACAGGCTGAAATCGAGGAGTTTGAGAAGCTCAGGCCGAGCTGGAAGCCGCGCACTCTACCGGCCTGA
- the cofC gene encoding 2-phospho-L-lactate guanylyltransferase, giving the protein MAGMSGNTARASTDVGVIIAVKRLSHAKTRLTPVFPAPDRSALVLAMLVDTITAAAAVPAVSTITVVTPDAAAADAARRLGARIVADPTPDGHPDPLNTALTTAEAAVRVTTPNVAVLQGDLPALQARELAQALTAARANTRSFVSDRHGSGTAALFAFGVPLDPRFGSNSARRHEDSGAIALVREWPGLRCDIDTPEDLAAALRLGVGTATKRTVADLEVPGGDR; this is encoded by the coding sequence ATGGCAGGCATGAGCGGCAACACGGCCCGCGCCTCGACCGACGTCGGGGTGATCATCGCGGTCAAGCGACTGTCTCATGCCAAGACGAGACTCACCCCGGTGTTCCCCGCCCCGGACCGAAGCGCACTGGTGCTGGCCATGCTGGTCGACACCATCACGGCGGCCGCTGCGGTCCCCGCCGTGAGCACTATCACCGTCGTGACACCCGATGCGGCCGCGGCGGACGCCGCGCGCAGGCTCGGCGCGCGCATCGTCGCGGATCCGACGCCCGACGGACACCCGGACCCGCTCAACACCGCGCTGACGACGGCCGAGGCGGCCGTACGGGTAACGACGCCGAACGTCGCCGTCCTTCAGGGTGATCTACCCGCACTGCAGGCACGCGAGTTGGCACAGGCACTCACAGCTGCCCGTGCCAACACGCGCAGCTTCGTCAGCGACCGACACGGCAGCGGTACCGCCGCACTGTTCGCATTCGGAGTTCCGCTCGATCCCAGATTCGGCTCCAATTCCGCACGGCGGCATGAGGATTCGGGCGCGATAGCACTCGTCAGGGAGTGGCCCGGATTGCGTTGCGATATCGACACTCCCGAGGATCTTGCGGCAGCGCTGCGGCTCGGTGTCGGCACCGCGACGAAGCGGACGGTCGCCGATCTGGAGGTGCCGGGCGGCGATCGGTGA
- a CDS encoding IclR family transcriptional regulator, whose protein sequence is MRQDSGIGVLDKAVGVLHSVAQSPCGLAELCERTGLPRATAHRLAAGLEVHRLLARDGEGRWLLGPALTELAGQVNDPLLAAGAAILPRLREITGESVQLYRREGTARVCVAALEPPVGLRDTVPVGTHLPMTAGSGAKVLLAYSDAATQQAVLPHAKFTDRTLAEVRKRGWAQSAAEREAGVASISAPVRDGRGTVIAAVSVSGPIDRMGRRPGERWAADLLAAAEALTRRL, encoded by the coding sequence GTGAGACAGGATAGCGGCATCGGCGTGCTCGACAAAGCCGTGGGGGTACTGCACTCGGTGGCCCAGTCCCCTTGCGGGCTGGCCGAACTCTGCGAACGCACCGGCCTGCCTCGGGCGACCGCGCACAGGCTGGCCGCGGGCCTCGAGGTGCACCGACTACTGGCACGTGACGGCGAGGGGCGCTGGCTACTGGGGCCCGCGCTCACCGAGCTGGCCGGCCAGGTCAATGACCCACTGCTGGCCGCAGGCGCCGCAATACTGCCCCGACTGCGCGAGATCACCGGCGAGAGCGTGCAGCTGTACCGGCGGGAGGGCACAGCCAGGGTGTGTGTAGCGGCCCTGGAACCGCCTGTGGGCCTTCGTGACACCGTTCCGGTGGGCACCCACCTGCCGATGACCGCGGGGTCCGGCGCCAAGGTGCTGCTGGCCTACAGCGACGCGGCAACCCAACAGGCGGTACTGCCGCACGCGAAGTTCACCGACCGGACGCTGGCCGAGGTGCGCAAGCGTGGCTGGGCGCAGAGTGCTGCCGAGCGCGAGGCGGGTGTGGCGAGCATCTCAGCGCCGGTTCGCGACGGCCGCGGCACGGTGATCGCGGCGGTGTCGGTGTCCGGGCCCATCGACCGAATGGGCCGACGTCCCGGCGAGCGCTGGGCAGCCGATCTACTGGCGGCGGCCGAGGCACTGACGCGGCGCCTGTAG
- the leuC gene encoding 3-isopropylmalate dehydratase large subunit, with protein sequence MNDKPRTMAEKVWADHVVVSGPGEGSAKEPDLIYIDLHLVHEVTSPQAFDGLRLAGRPVRRPDLTIATEDHNVPTIDIDKPIADPVSRTQVETLRRNCAEFGIRLHSMGDVEQGIVHIIGPQLGLTQPGTTVVCGDSHTSTHGAFGALAMGIGTSEVEHVLATQTLALRPFKTMAINVDGELPPGVSAKDIILAVIAKIGTGGGQGHVLEYRGSAIEALSMEGRMTVCNMSIEAGARAGMIAPDETTFEYLRGRPHAPKGADWDAAVEAWRNLRTDDGAEFDTEIHIDAASLSPFVTWGTNPGQGVPLADSVPHPEQMFDEGERQAAEKALAYMDLVPGTPMRDVAIDTVFVGSCTNGRIEDLRVVAEVLAGHTVADGVRMLVVPGSMRVRAQAESEGLGDIFTAAGAEWRQAGCSMCLGMNPDQLAPGERCAATSNRNFEGRQGKGGRTHLVSPAVAAATAIRGTLSSPADLLETR encoded by the coding sequence ATGAACGACAAACCACGCACCATGGCAGAGAAGGTGTGGGCCGACCACGTTGTGGTCAGCGGCCCTGGAGAGGGATCGGCCAAGGAGCCGGACCTGATCTACATCGATCTGCACCTCGTCCACGAGGTCACCAGCCCGCAGGCATTCGACGGTCTGAGGCTGGCCGGGCGGCCGGTGCGCAGGCCCGATCTGACGATCGCCACGGAGGACCACAACGTTCCGACGATCGACATCGACAAGCCCATCGCCGACCCGGTGTCGCGGACCCAGGTCGAGACGCTGCGCCGCAACTGTGCGGAGTTCGGCATTCGCCTGCACTCGATGGGTGACGTCGAGCAGGGCATCGTGCACATCATCGGACCGCAACTCGGACTGACCCAGCCGGGCACCACGGTCGTCTGCGGCGACAGCCACACCTCCACGCACGGCGCCTTCGGCGCGCTGGCGATGGGGATCGGCACGTCCGAGGTCGAGCACGTGCTCGCAACGCAGACACTTGCGCTTCGGCCATTCAAGACGATGGCGATCAACGTCGACGGTGAACTGCCGCCGGGGGTGAGCGCCAAGGACATCATCCTCGCCGTGATCGCCAAGATCGGCACCGGCGGTGGGCAGGGGCACGTCCTGGAGTACCGCGGCAGCGCCATCGAGGCGCTGTCGATGGAGGGTCGTATGACGGTCTGCAACATGAGCATCGAGGCGGGTGCCCGCGCGGGCATGATCGCTCCGGACGAGACCACCTTCGAGTACCTGCGGGGTCGGCCCCACGCGCCGAAGGGTGCGGACTGGGACGCCGCGGTCGAGGCGTGGCGCAATCTGCGTACCGATGACGGCGCCGAGTTCGACACCGAGATTCACATCGACGCCGCCAGCCTCAGCCCGTTCGTGACATGGGGTACCAACCCCGGTCAGGGTGTGCCACTGGCCGATTCGGTGCCCCACCCCGAACAGATGTTCGATGAAGGTGAGCGGCAGGCCGCGGAAAAGGCCTTGGCCTACATGGATTTGGTGCCGGGCACCCCCATGCGTGATGTGGCCATCGACACGGTGTTCGTCGGCTCCTGCACCAATGGCCGTATCGAGGATCTACGCGTGGTCGCCGAGGTTCTGGCGGGTCACACGGTGGCCGATGGTGTTCGGATGCTCGTGGTGCCCGGATCGATGCGGGTGCGTGCGCAGGCCGAATCCGAGGGTCTGGGCGACATATTCACCGCAGCCGGCGCTGAATGGCGCCAGGCCGGGTGCTCGATGTGCCTCGGTATGAACCCTGATCAGCTGGCGCCAGGTGAGCGCTGCGCGGCCACGTCCAACCGAAACTTCGAGGGTAGGCAGGGTAAGGGTGGGCGCACGCACCTAGTTTCGCCCGCCGTCGCGGCGGCCACCGCGATCCGTGGCACCTTGTCCTCGCCCGCCGATCTGCTCGAAACTCGATAG
- a CDS encoding NUDIX hydrolase, giving the protein MSKKSGATGKDGSGVAIPAAGAVLWRPSTADGAATDGVEVALVHRPRYDDWSLPKGKLDPGETEPVAAVREVEEETGYAAELGRRLASVSYPVEQNTKRVRYWAARALRGEFVPNSEVDELLWLPVSAAMKRLQYPHDRKVLRRFAKHPANTRTVLIVRHAVAGNKARYKGNDNERPLDKRGRAQAESLVGLLLAFGATDLHAAPRTRCHQTLEPMAEELGVMITDEPTLSEEAYADDPEAGRLRLAEIAKSDATPVICTQGKVIPDLIAWWCDRDGVRPDKSRNRKGSTWVLTLANDTLVAADHIGSPLARG; this is encoded by the coding sequence GTGTCGAAGAAGTCTGGGGCCACCGGCAAGGACGGCTCGGGCGTCGCGATACCCGCCGCTGGCGCGGTGTTGTGGCGGCCCAGCACGGCTGACGGTGCGGCCACCGACGGGGTGGAGGTCGCTCTCGTTCACCGTCCTCGCTACGACGACTGGTCATTACCCAAGGGGAAGCTCGATCCCGGCGAGACCGAGCCCGTCGCCGCCGTGCGCGAGGTCGAGGAGGAGACCGGCTACGCCGCAGAGCTCGGCAGGCGTTTGGCGTCGGTGAGCTATCCCGTGGAGCAGAACACCAAGAGGGTGCGCTACTGGGCGGCTCGCGCGCTGCGCGGAGAGTTCGTGCCCAACTCGGAGGTCGACGAACTGCTCTGGTTGCCGGTCAGCGCGGCGATGAAGCGCCTTCAGTACCCGCACGATCGGAAGGTGCTGCGGCGCTTCGCCAAGCATCCAGCCAACACTCGAACCGTGCTGATCGTTCGGCACGCCGTCGCAGGCAACAAGGCCCGCTACAAGGGCAACGACAACGAGCGACCGCTCGACAAGAGAGGCCGGGCGCAGGCCGAGTCACTGGTCGGGCTGTTGTTGGCGTTCGGCGCCACCGATCTCCACGCGGCCCCGCGCACGCGCTGTCACCAAACGCTCGAGCCGATGGCCGAGGAGTTGGGTGTGATGATCACCGACGAGCCCACGTTGTCCGAGGAGGCCTACGCCGATGACCCCGAGGCTGGGCGCCTGCGGCTGGCCGAGATCGCGAAGTCCGATGCAACACCGGTGATCTGTACCCAGGGCAAGGTGATCCCAGACCTCATCGCGTGGTGGTGCGACCGTGATGGTGTGCGGCCGGACAAGTCACGAAATCGAAAGGGCAGCACCTGGGTGCTGACACTGGCGAACGACACCCTCGTGGCCGCTGACCACATCGGCAGCCCGCTGGCGCGGGGTTAG